AGCTCGGCGATCTCGACCAGGCTTTCGACGGCGTGCGGCGTCCGGCCGGCGTCTTCAGCGATGATGATCGGATTTTCCGCGCGAGCGAGCATCTCGGCCAGCTCTTCGATCCCTTTCGGATCGGCCACCGGCGCGGGCGCCTCGATCCGATCCGAGGCGACGTCCCGCGTCATCGGCGCGAAAAGGTACTCCATCGGAATCGACACGAACACGGGGCCGCGCGGCGCCGCCATGGCGATCCTGCAGGCGCGCTCGATCGTCGCCGGCAGGATCGACCGGGCGTTTACGCCGAAGCTCCACTTGACGGTGGGCTCGACCAGGCGCGCCGGACCGCCCACGTCGGCCAGGTGGCCGAGCCATTGACCGCCCACGTCCGGCCCCTCTTCCTCCCCGAAGCCCACGGACTCGCCCGTGAAAACGACCATCGGCACCTGTTCGTGCAGCGCGCCGCGCATCGCCATCGTCGCGTGCAGCGCCCCGACCGTGGTGTGGATCATGACCGCCGGCAGTTTTCCGGTTGATTTCGCGTATCCGCTGGCCATGCCCACCGCGACCTCCTCGTGCCGCGTGCTGAGATAAAGCGGGATCCGCTCTGCGCCCGGCTCGGCGAGCGCCTCCCAGACCGGCGACCACTCCGAGCCCGGCGAGGCGAAGATGCGCTCCACGCCCATTCCGCCCAGGACGCGCAACAGCGCCTGTGCTCCCGTCAGCCCCTTCGTTTCGATCATGCGTTACTCCCTCGCGATCTTCCGGGCGGCCGGGGTTCCCGCCCGCCGGCCCCGACCGCTGCTCAGTTCAGGTTGTAGAAACGCCTGGCGTTGTTCACGAGGATATCCTTCTTCGCGTCCGGGGAAAGATCCTCGCGGCGCCAGACGATCACGGCCGATTCCGGCCAGCTCATGTCCCAGTGCGGGTAGTCCGAGGCGTACATGAGCGTCTTCGAACCGATCTCGCGTACGACGTAGCCCATCATCTTTTCCTCGGGCTCGCAGCCGTAATAGATGTTTCCGCCCGTGAGGTACTCGCTCGGCTTGCGCTTGCACAACGGCGCTTCGACCTTGCCGCGCTTTTCCCACTCCTCGTCCATGCGCTCCATCCAGTAAGGAATCCAGCCGCAGCCGATCTCCAGGTAGCCGATTCTCAGGTTCGGAAACTTTTCCGGGATACCGGCGAAAATCATCGCGGTGAGCTGCCGCAGCACCGGGAACGGGTGGCCGGTGGTATGGAGGCAGATGAACTGGTCGAAGATCTCGCTTCCCGGCTCGTCGCCCCCGAACGCGTGAATCGCGATGGGCGTGTTGAGGCGCTGCGCCTCCTCGTACAGAGGATAGAATTCCGGCGAGCCGAGATTCTTGCTGTGCGCCTGCGCCGCCAGCATGCCGCCGCAAAGCCCGAGCTGAGTGACGGCGCGGTTCAGCTCCCGAGGGCATTCCGCCGGATTGTTGACCGGGAGGTTCGCCACCGCCTTGAGCCGCGGCGACGCCTTGCAGTACTCGGCGATGTAGTTGTTGTAGGCCCGGCACAGCGCGGCGTTGAACTTCGGATCGCGGATGCGGCCGATGCCGAGGCCGCTGGTCGGATAGATCACCGCGGTGTCGATCTCCTGGCGGTCCATGGCGGCGAGACGTTCCTCCACCTTGGCTCCCGAATGGCCCAGCGTGCCGCCCAGGTTCCGGTCGTAGGTCTCGCGCGGCAGGAACGGCGCGGTCTGATTCCGGTAGGGAGCGTCGAGATACGGCCGGATCGCATCGTCGGTATCCCGCGCATGAGCGTCCGAGTCCAGCACTTTGAGAGCATCCCGTAATTCCATTTCGTTTCTCCTCCTCCTTAGAGACCGCAGGCCGGTCAAGCATGCGCCGCCGCGGTGCCGCCGTTTCCGGACGGGCGCAGGGCGGTTTCCGGGACCCGCAGGCCGTAGAGGGTCGCTACGTTGCCGCTCAAGAGCCTCACGCGGTCCGCGGCGGGAAGATGGCCGAGGTCGCGGGCGATCACCTCGCGCGAGCGCGGCCAGGTCGAGTTCTGGTGCGGATAGTCGTTCGACCACATGCAGTTCGCGGTCCCCCACCACGAGAAGAGCCGCCCGCCCACGCGGTCGTTGAAGAACGTGGCGAAGACCTGGCGCGCGAAGTATTCGCCCGGCTCGCGCGCGATCGGAAGGGTTTCGCGGTGACGGTGGCGCCGATAGGCCTTGTCGCACTGGCCGAGCCAGAACGGCATCCAGCCGATCTCGTTTTCCACCGACACGACCTTGAGCCTGGGATAGCGCTCGAGCACCCCAGAGAAGATGATGTCGAAGAGCGCGTCCTCGATCTCGCGGGTCTGGTTGACGCCGATCCGGTAGCGCGCCATTCCGTGGGCGGTCTGCCGGTGCATGCTGTCACCGAATCCCGTCAGGATATGGAGGTGCACCGGCATCTCGAGATCCTGCGAGGCGGCCCAGAAGCGCTCGTAGTGCGGCGACGTGAAGGGAAGCTCGGGGTCGGGCGCCTGCCAGATCATGCTCCCCACCATGCCGTTCTTCTTGCAGCGCTCCAGCTCCGCGACCGCGTGATCGACATCGTACATGGAGATCAGAGCGATCCCGAAAAGCCGGTCGGGAGCGCCGGCGCAGAATTCGATCAGCCAGTCGTTGTAGGTCCGGAACAGCGCTTCCTGAAGCGCGGCGTCCTTGATGCAGTAGAGCCCCAGGCCAAGGCTCGGATAGAGAACTTCCGCCGAAACCCCGTCCTGCTCCATGTCTTTCATTCGCTCGGCCGTATCCCAGCCGCCTGCGCGCGCGACCGCGAAGCCGGCCCGGCGGAAGTGCTCGATGTTCTCGGCCCTCTGGCCGGCCATGAAAAGACCCCCGACCGCCTGCGCCGGGATCTCGGGAGACCCGAACATCCAGGCGTCCCGCCCCTCGTCGAAATAGAGCCTGGGCGCGCGGTCGCGGAGCGCCGGCGGCAGCCTTTTTTCCCACAGGTCGGGAACCTCGATCACGTGGGAGTCCGCCGATATGATGATCTCCTCCATGGCGCGTCTCCTATTTTTTCGCCCACAGCTGATCGAAAAAGCCGCTCTTCTCCATCTCGTTGACGAAGGAGTTGTCGATCATTTCCTGGGGTCTCACGTTTTTCGCCCGCGCGTCGGTCGCCGTCACCTCGTCGAGGATCGCCTGCAACGCTTCGGGCTTCAGGACCAGCCGGGGCTCGAGCGCCTTGATCTCGGCGTTGTAGGCCGCGTCGAGGATCGTTCGGTCGGTGAGGCGGAGCTGTTTGCCGAGCACCTTGTAGACGAACTCCCTGTCGGTATGCAGGATCCTGGCCGACTCGGCCATCGCCCTCATGAAGCGGGCGATCACGTCCCGCTTCCTGGCGATCACCGAGCGCTTCGTGACGAACGCGGTCGCCGCATAGGGGATCTTGAGATCGGGGCCGTACACCACGTAACGGTACCCTTCCGCCAGGGCCTTGGCGTCGGAGGGGGCGGTCAGCGTGGCGACCTCGATGCGCTTGCTCAGAAGCGCCGCCAGGCTCTCCGGGTCGCCGCCGGTCTGGATGAAGCTGAAATCCTTGCCCGGGTCCATGCCGTAGCGCCGCAGCGCCTGAACGGTGAAATAATGGGTGTTACTGCCGATCCGGCTCACCCCGATTTGCTTTCCCCGGATGTCCTCGGGGCGCCGGATGTTCCCGCCGGCGAGGATGCTCTGCGTCATGACGTTTTTCACGCCGCCCACGAACACCAGATCGGTGGCTCCCTGGATGTAGGCGCGGACGTTGCCGATCCCGCCCGTGAGAGTCATTTCGGCGTCACCGCTCAGGATGGCCGCTGTGACCACGGTCGACGACGCGATGAAAACCAGACGATGATCGATTCCGTACTTGTCGAAGATTCCGGCGGCCTGGGCGATCCACGGCATGGACTGTGACATCACGCGTGCCGAATGAATGGTGAAGAGCCTGTCTGCCGCGCGCGCGCCCGTCGCCAGCAGGCACCCGAGAAGCAGTCCGCTCAGGATTCTACGGATTGACATCGAAGAGGTCCTCCTTAACCTCAAGAGGTCGATATCGCCTCCTATCCAGTGAATTCGTGGCTGCACAGACGCCGTATCATGGCGTCTGGCGGCCGAGCTATGCCGTTCGCGTCGGTTCAATCGTCGAAATTTCAATCCAGGAACGCGAAACCGGAAAACCGCAAGCCGCCGTCCTCCAGGTCTCGGCCCATTTCCGCTGGATGTCTGCCTGCCATGAAGCTCCCTGGCACGTCGCGTTCCGTCGAGCCCCCTTCTTCTACTCCTTTACGGAAGCGATTGTCAAAACGGACGGCGATGGGCTCCCGTAGCTCGCCGGGACCGGAAGCGGGGAACCATGGACTACGGCATCTCCGTCGTGCCTGGGGATCGCCTATCTCCAGAAGCGCTCTCTCCAGCGCGGCACGGCGTCCGGGTTGACGACGGTCTCGGGCACGCGGCCCTCGAGAACCGCGAGAATGCTCTGTGCGGCCATGCGCTGGCCCGCTTCGAGGGAGCCGGGATTGTTGCCGATGATATGCGGCGTCAGGATCAGGCGGGCCGGGTCGACGCGGCGCAGGGGATTGTCCGGCGGCAACGGCTCTTCCTCGAAGACGTCGAGGGCGGCTCCGGCGATCAGCCCATCGTTCAAGGCGCGGCAGAGATCCTGCTCGTGAAAGACCTGTCCGCGCGAGGTATTCACGATATAGGCGCTCGGCTTCATCATGCGGAGCTGCTCCATCCGGAGCATCCCGCGGGTCTCCCGGGTCAATACCACGTGCACCGTGACCACGTCCGATTCCCGCAACAGCTCCTCCAGCCCCACCTTGCGCACGCCCACCGACGCCATCGTTTCATGGGAGACATAGGGATCGTAGCCGATCAGCTTCATCTCCCAGCCGCCGAGCCGTCTGGCGACGGCTTTGCCGATGCGACCGAGCCCGATGATTCCGGCCGTCTTTCCGAGCATCAAAGCGCCGCGGTTCTCGGGCTCCTTCCATCCCCCGCCGCGCAGCCACGCCTCGTTGAGCTTCAACCGCTTGAAGAGCGCCGCGATCAGGCCGACCGTAGCCTCCGCCACTCCGAGGTAATTCTCCGGGGTCGGGCTGTTGCAGCACAGAATCCCCAGCTCGGTGGCGGCTTCGACGTCGACGGTCTCGATGCCGATGCTCGACTTCACCACCGCCTGGACGCGGGGGCAGGCGGCCAGGACGTCTCGGCCGATGAAGTCGCGTCCCGCGGGATAGATCGCGTCGCTGTCGCCAACGAGCGCGATCAGCTCGCGCGTGTCGTAGCGAAAGGAGCGAAAGTCGTCGGCGGACTTGCCCAGCACCAGCTCGCAACCGGCTGCACGCAGGAGATCCTCAGCCAGCTTCAGGCGGGCTGGCCCCGTTACGCAGACCTTGCGACCCCGAACGCTCAAGCCGCCGCTCCCTCGAGATTGTAGAGCCGTTTCGCGGCCCCGGCGAAGAGCCAACGTTTGGCTTCGTCGTCCAGATCCTCGCGCCGGGCCAGATGTTGGATGTTCTCGGGAAACTCGGAATCCCAGTGCGGGTAGTCAGACGCATAATAGACCGTCCGGTGGCCGAGGAGACCGGCTGCCGCCCCGACGAGCGGCTCGTAGTCCTCGGCATGGAAAAAGATCCGCCCCTCCTTGAAGTACTCGCTCGGCTTGCGGCGGCAGTTCGGCGCCTCCACCCTGCCCCGTTTCTCCCACTCCTCGTTCATCCGGCCCATCCAGTAGGGGGCCCAGCTGCAACCTGCCTCCATGAAGGCCACCCGCAGCTTTGGGAAACGGTCGAAGACGCCGCGGAACATGAAGCTCGTGAGCTGCATCATCTGCGCGAAGGAATGCGACAGCGTGTGCACTTCGATGAACTGATCGAACAGGTCGCCGGCGAAGTAATGAGGGCCGCGAACGGTGGCGTGGATTCCCACCATGCAGTCGAGCCGCTCCGCTTCCTCGTAGATCGGCCAGTAGCTCTCGTGACCGAGGGGGAGGCGCAACCCGACCGCGGGCAGCATGACGCCGACGAGCTTGAGCTCCCGGATCGCGCGGCCGAGCTCCTTGACGGCCTCGGGCACGTCCTGGAAGGGAACCAGTGCGACCGCCTTCAGGCGGGGGCTCACCTTCTGGAACTCTTCCGAGACGAAGTCGTTCCAGGCTCTGGCGTACGCGACCGCGACATCGGGCTCGCGGATCCAGCCGATGCTGAGCCCGTTGGTCGGGTAGAGCACCGCCGTCGAAACGCCGCCCCGGTCCATGGCCTCGAGCCAGCTCTTTGCGTCGCGCGCCCGGGTGCCGAGCGTACCGGATAGCGAACGGTCCCAGCTGTCCCGCGGCGTGAGCGTGGCCGCGCGCTTGCGGTAACGCTCCTCCATGTAGGGCTTGAGCTGGCTGTCCTCTTCGGTGATGTGTCCATCGGCGTCGATCACCTCGTAGCGTTCCGCCATGGCGCGCTCCTCCCCGGCGCTTTTTTCTGTGTTTCGTCTACTCTTCAAGGGACCGCGCTGTCAAGCCGCGCCGCAGGACGTGGCTTGACGGTTGCGGATCCGGGCGGTAGTCTGCGGCCGTCGCCGAACAATAGACGGTATCCTGTTCCCGGCGCTCTGTCTCGAACCGCGAACCGCCGCGTGGCGGCACGGCACCAACGGTTTGAGCGCCTGAACGATTTGAAGCCTCGATGGCGATCGCGGTTCGAGCGAGCCCGGCCACGATGCTCATGTACTGGCGAGCTCATTCAGTACCCGGACGGCTCTCGGATGGCTAATCTCTATTACAACGACCGCCTCATCATCGCCCACGCCTCCCTGCATCCGAGCAGCAAGCTCTGGAGCGCGGGCGCCGAGATCACGTGGAAGGTCTCCGGCTCGCGGCGCTCGCACACCATCGGCGGGCTTGGCGAGCGCTTCCGGACGGCCGAAGAGGCCGAGAAGTTCGCGATCGATCTGGCCAAGGCGTGGATCGACGCCAATCCGTAGGTCGAGCACGGCGGGAACACGCCGCAGCGAAACGCGACGGTCGATCCGGCGCTCCCTCCAGGGCGGCACGGCCGGCCTGATGCGTCGGCCCCGCCGCGAAGCGCCCGTGTTTTTTCTCCCGGTCGGCGTCAGTCGGCGGAACAGGAGAAGGGGCTCCCGACGCAACTGACGATCTTACTCCAGTTATCCGCGAGCCTCGCTCCCACGTCCGTGTTCTTGACCCCGAGCCAAACGACCAGTGTGACGAAAAAAACGATCAAGGTGTATTCGACCAGCCCCTGTCCTTTTTCCGTTTTTCGCACGTCCCGCGCGGGCGCCATCGCTCACCGTCTCCTTCTGCGAAGTTGTTGTCTACACGCCGAAGACCGTCACGGCACGGACCGTGCCGATTCCGATCCGAGGAATGCCCAAGGAGTTCGCTCGTCCATCGACGTCGACCGAAAGAGGTCCGAGACGTGGACAGTAACGATTTCCTGTTTTCTGTTTTTTGTTGACCTCCCGTCCTTTGAACTATCGAACCGTCCCCTAGCGGCGCGAATCTCCGCGGCATCGGTCGCTCCGTCTTCGGAGCCGCCGCACTGCCCGCATGACGGATATCGCGCCCTCGCGAACCACCCTACTTCGGTACCAGCACTTCCTTCAGGCGCGCGACCTGCCTGGAGTCGAGGTTGAAAAGGCCCTTGACGATCCTTTCCATCTCGTCGCCCGTGACCGGGTCCACCTCGAGCTTGGCTTTACGCGCTTCCGCGAGGAACTCGGGATCCTTGTACGTTTCAAGGAAGGCGCGCCTCAACGTTTCCACCCGCTCTCTGGGGGTCCCGGGGGGCAAAAAGTAGGGGCGCGTAACCGTCGCGATGTCGTGCACCGCGTATTTGAGAAGGTCCTTGGCGTCCTGGGTTTTGGCGTAGTCGATCGCCAGGGGCACGTGAGGCAACTCCGGGTGTTTTTTCGGCATCGCCTGGATCACCACCGCCACCTCTTTCGAGTCCAGCCCTTTACGCCAGGTGGACTTGATCGACTCCCACGCCCAGCAGCCGCCCGCGAGCTCCCCGCTTTCCGCGGCCAGCCGGATGTCCGACGTGCCCTTGTAACCGTCGACCACCTGGATCGGCAGCTTCAACGCCGCCTTGAGGGTTCGGGCGACGTCCGAAGCGGTACCGCCCGGACCGACGCCCCCGAGCTTCACCGGCTCCCTGGCGGCGAACCACGCATCGACGGTGGTGACGCCGGAGGTCCTGCTGAGGGCGCATACGGGATGATCGACCGCAGGGGCGCCGAGATACTCGAAACGGCGGCCGTCGAATTCGATACCCTTGGCTCCCATGATCTGCTGCAGGATCAGCCCGCCGATGTTGTTGCCGATCGTCAGGCCGTCCGGCCTGGCGCTCTGGTACATGAAGTTCGCCTGGATGATGCCGCCCGCTCCCGTCATGTTCTCTACGACCACGGAGGGGCGCCCGGGAATGTGCTTACCGAGATGGCGGCCGATCGCCCTGCTGTAGGTGTCGAAGCCTCCGCCGGGGCTGAACGCGACGATCAACCGGATGCTCTTCCCCCGGTAGAACGCTTCTTGTGCCGGTGCCGGCACGGCCGCAAGCGCTGCACAGCAGCCAGCGGCGGCCAGGAGGCGCCGCAAATGTACTTTCATGATCTCTCCTCGCGGTTTCTGTCAAATTTTCGCCGGCGGTTTCCTTTCCTATTCGAAAACCGGCGACCGTGTCAAATGCAAAAGGCCGCGGGTACCGCCGACGTTCGCTTCGGCGATCCACAGCGGAATTCACAAAACTTGTGGATAAGTTGTTCACAACCCGGTGTTCGCCGGAGCGGGCCTCTGCGATGGAAGCGGCTGCGCTCGGAATGCCCAAATAATTGGCGATGCAGATGTAGAGAAATCAAAGGGTTACAGAGGTTTTAAAGCTCTCCTCGGAGCGGGCGAAGGACGAAAACCCCGTCTCGAGGCGGAAACGGCGCAGAGGCCCGCTCGGGCGGCGCCCGGAGCTTTACGTTAACGAAAAATTTTTGCGGCGCCGTAGCTTTTCGCGAAGCGCTGAAGTATGTTGGGTGCGAAGTAATGTACGCCCCCCGAAAGGAGAGCGACATGCGTCCCAGTGCCTGGGATTTTCAGAACCGGTTGACCGCCATATTGAACAGCGCCCGGCAGAACGGCCAGCCCTACATCGATGTCGAATCCGATCAGCTTCACCGCCAGGTCGACGCAAATCTGAACGCGAACCAGACGATGCCGGTGTGTTGGGACGTGATGATCCGGATGATGCGCGCGGGCGACGCCGTGCTGCGGGAACCCGCGAATGGACAGACCGGTAACCTGGTGATCCGCTACAACATCCGGGCGGCGCGGCGGGCGTGACGCAGGTCCGCGCGCCGGTTCTCGCGCGCCACGGCGCGGCGGCTCATTCGGCCTCGCCCGGCTCGATGCTCAGCACCCGCACCTCGAAGTTCAGCACTTTTCCCGCCAGCGGGTGGTTGAGATCGAGGACCACGGTATGATCCTTGATCTCGTGAACCCGCACGGAAAAATCCTCGCCGTGCGGCCCGCGAGCGCGCAGCACGGTGCCGACGATCAGGCCGCTCGCGGGAATCTCGTCTCGCGGCACTTCCTTGAAGTAATCGGCGTGCACGGGACCGTAGCCGTCCTCGGGCTGGACCCGCAGGCGCCTCTTTTCGTTGATTTCCATCCCCGACATCCCGTTCTCCAACCCGGGGATGATCTCATGCCGCCCGTGCGTGTAGGTCACGGGCTCCTCCCCCACGTTCGTCTCGAGGACGTTTCCCTCCTCGTCCGAGAGCGTGTACTCGAAGCTCACGACGGAACCGTCTTTGATCATCT
The sequence above is a segment of the Candidatus Zixiibacteriota bacterium genome. Coding sequences within it:
- a CDS encoding amidohydrolase family protein; the protein is MAERYEVIDADGHITEEDSQLKPYMEERYRKRAATLTPRDSWDRSLSGTLGTRARDAKSWLEAMDRGGVSTAVLYPTNGLSIGWIREPDVAVAYARAWNDFVSEEFQKVSPRLKAVALVPFQDVPEAVKELGRAIRELKLVGVMLPAVGLRLPLGHESYWPIYEEAERLDCMVGIHATVRGPHYFAGDLFDQFIEVHTLSHSFAQMMQLTSFMFRGVFDRFPKLRVAFMEAGCSWAPYWMGRMNEEWEKRGRVEAPNCRRKPSEYFKEGRIFFHAEDYEPLVGAAAGLLGHRTVYYASDYPHWDSEFPENIQHLARREDLDDEAKRWLFAGAAKRLYNLEGAAA
- a CDS encoding NAD(P)-dependent oxidoreductase, encoding MSVRGRKVCVTGPARLKLAEDLLRAAGCELVLGKSADDFRSFRYDTRELIALVGDSDAIYPAGRDFIGRDVLAACPRVQAVVKSSIGIETVDVEAATELGILCCNSPTPENYLGVAEATVGLIAALFKRLKLNEAWLRGGGWKEPENRGALMLGKTAGIIGLGRIGKAVARRLGGWEMKLIGYDPYVSHETMASVGVRKVGLEELLRESDVVTVHVVLTRETRGMLRMEQLRMMKPSAYIVNTSRGQVFHEQDLCRALNDGLIAGAALDVFEEEPLPPDNPLRRVDPARLILTPHIIGNNPGSLEAGQRMAAQSILAVLEGRVPETVVNPDAVPRWRERFWR
- a CDS encoding tripartite tricarboxylate transporter substrate-binding protein, which encodes MKVHLRRLLAAAGCCAALAAVPAPAQEAFYRGKSIRLIVAFSPGGGFDTYSRAIGRHLGKHIPGRPSVVVENMTGAGGIIQANFMYQSARPDGLTIGNNIGGLILQQIMGAKGIEFDGRRFEYLGAPAVDHPVCALSRTSGVTTVDAWFAAREPVKLGGVGPGGTASDVARTLKAALKLPIQVVDGYKGTSDIRLAAESGELAGGCWAWESIKSTWRKGLDSKEVAVVIQAMPKKHPELPHVPLAIDYAKTQDAKDLLKYAVHDIATVTRPYFLPPGTPRERVETLRRAFLETYKDPEFLAEARKAKLEVDPVTGDEMERIVKGLFNLDSRQVARLKEVLVPK
- a CDS encoding amidohydrolase family protein, which translates into the protein MEEIIISADSHVIEVPDLWEKRLPPALRDRAPRLYFDEGRDAWMFGSPEIPAQAVGGLFMAGQRAENIEHFRRAGFAVARAGGWDTAERMKDMEQDGVSAEVLYPSLGLGLYCIKDAALQEALFRTYNDWLIEFCAGAPDRLFGIALISMYDVDHAVAELERCKKNGMVGSMIWQAPDPELPFTSPHYERFWAASQDLEMPVHLHILTGFGDSMHRQTAHGMARYRIGVNQTREIEDALFDIIFSGVLERYPRLKVVSVENEIGWMPFWLGQCDKAYRRHRHRETLPIAREPGEYFARQVFATFFNDRVGGRLFSWWGTANCMWSNDYPHQNSTWPRSREVIARDLGHLPAADRVRLLSGNVATLYGLRVPETALRPSGNGGTAAAHA
- a CDS encoding amidohydrolase family protein, giving the protein MELRDALKVLDSDAHARDTDDAIRPYLDAPYRNQTAPFLPRETYDRNLGGTLGHSGAKVEERLAAMDRQEIDTAVIYPTSGLGIGRIRDPKFNAALCRAYNNYIAEYCKASPRLKAVANLPVNNPAECPRELNRAVTQLGLCGGMLAAQAHSKNLGSPEFYPLYEEAQRLNTPIAIHAFGGDEPGSEIFDQFICLHTTGHPFPVLRQLTAMIFAGIPEKFPNLRIGYLEIGCGWIPYWMERMDEEWEKRGKVEAPLCKRKPSEYLTGGNIYYGCEPEEKMMGYVVREIGSKTLMYASDYPHWDMSWPESAVIVWRREDLSPDAKKDILVNNARRFYNLN
- a CDS encoding ABC transporter substrate-binding protein; protein product: MSIRRILSGLLLGCLLATGARAADRLFTIHSARVMSQSMPWIAQAAGIFDKYGIDHRLVFIASSTVVTAAILSGDAEMTLTGGIGNVRAYIQGATDLVFVGGVKNVMTQSILAGGNIRRPEDIRGKQIGVSRIGSNTHYFTVQALRRYGMDPGKDFSFIQTGGDPESLAALLSKRIEVATLTAPSDAKALAEGYRYVVYGPDLKIPYAATAFVTKRSVIARKRDVIARFMRAMAESARILHTDREFVYKVLGKQLRLTDRTILDAAYNAEIKALEPRLVLKPEALQAILDEVTATDARAKNVRPQEMIDNSFVNEMEKSGFFDQLWAKK
- a CDS encoding FKBP-type peptidyl-prolyl cis-trans isomerase; its protein translation is MIKDGSVVSFEYTLSDEEGNVLETNVGEEPVTYTHGRHEIIPGLENGMSGMEINEKRRLRVQPEDGYGPVHADYFKEVPRDEIPASGLIVGTVLRARGPHGEDFSVRVHEIKDHTVVLDLNHPLAGKVLNFEVRVLSIEPGEAE